One Flavobacterium sp. 90 DNA segment encodes these proteins:
- a CDS encoding DUF4198 domain-containing protein, whose amino-acid sequence MKSKTLKSITFLFLMLVASPAIFAHALWIETKATGTKGKAQEISVFFGEFSDNDITPSAKWFSDLKDFSLVVISPSKKEIKLSATALENKYQAFFTPDEDGVYTVVMHHTVKDVYGTMKLDYNSSATVLVGNAAKGNEAAANSNIISVFAKDVATAKQKATINVNALYEGASAKKQKIKVIAPNGWEKELWSNDKGEISFSPLWSGNYMVEFAYTEKAAGEHNGKKYDEIWKMATYLISVK is encoded by the coding sequence ATGAAATCTAAAACTTTAAAATCAATAACGTTTTTATTTTTAATGTTGGTTGCAAGTCCTGCAATATTCGCACACGCACTTTGGATCGAAACTAAAGCAACGGGAACTAAAGGAAAAGCACAGGAAATTTCAGTTTTCTTTGGAGAATTTTCAGATAATGATATTACGCCTTCTGCAAAATGGTTTTCTGATTTAAAGGATTTTTCGTTGGTTGTAATCAGTCCTTCAAAAAAAGAAATTAAACTTTCGGCGACAGCTTTAGAAAACAAATATCAGGCATTTTTTACACCAGATGAAGACGGGGTTTATACTGTGGTAATGCATCATACTGTAAAAGATGTTTATGGAACTATGAAACTGGATTACAACTCAAGCGCAACTGTTTTGGTTGGTAATGCTGCAAAAGGAAATGAAGCTGCTGCAAACTCAAACATTATAAGTGTATTTGCTAAAGATGTAGCAACTGCAAAACAAAAAGCGACGATTAATGTTAATGCTTTGTACGAAGGTGCTTCTGCAAAAAAACAAAAAATAAAAGTAATTGCTCCAAATGGCTGGGAGAAAGAATTATGGAGTAATGACAAAGGCGAAATCTCTTTTTCTCCACTTTGGTCAGGGAATTACATGGTAGAATTTGCTTATACAGAAAAAGCTGCCGGAGAACATAACGGTAAAAAATATGACGAAATCTGGAAAATGGCAACTTATTTAATTTCAGTAAAATAA